From the Methanobacterium sp. BAmetb5 genome, the window TCTTAACATCTTCAGGGAGTTTTATAACCGCTTCCTTATATAATCGGCAAATTTCTTCTTCTACCCTCTCTTGACTAATCATAGAATCTAGTTTAATCCCCACCCTTATTTAAATTTAGTTCTACCTCAGTTGGAAAGGGAAGGTATGGTGGGATCATCCCTTATTCTTAACCGTTGACTTAATTTAAAACCAAGAAAAAACCCTGGAAAAATTGTGTATCAATCCAATTTCAGTAGTGGATCCAAGTGCGAGCACTGGCAAAAAATAAAGCCCGAATTAATGGGGTTAAAATAATCAGTGAAAATAAATTGAGTAAAAATAAATCAGCAAATCAGAAACAGTAATGAGAGGAATAAAGTAAGTAAAAATAAACTACAAATCAAAAAAACAGTAAAAAATGGGAATAAATAGAGGAAGGGAGGATGATGATCAGATTATTTCATGATCATCTTAACTCTTTCCAATTCTTTAGCTATACGGTCCCGTTTATCCGCCAGGATATCTTCAGAACTCATTTTAAGAGCATCTTTAGGACACACGGAAACACAGAGTGGTTCATCCCGTTCAAAGCACAGGTCACATTTGGTGGCAATTCCACATTCATTTAGATTGATGGCACCTATTGGACAGGCATCCCGGCACAGTCCACAGCCAATACATTCCTCTTCATGGATTATAACCGCTCCATTGACCTTTTCGATTGCTCCCTCTGGACAGATGGTCATGCAGGGGGCGCGTTCTTCAGCACAGTGCAAACAGTAAACTGGCACGCCACTGATCACTCTTATAGCGTTTTTAGGACATATGCGTTCGCATTTCCCGCATTCATCACAGAGTTCTGGTTGGGAGATAAGTTCTTTCATTGCTAGGCCTCCTTATCCAGGGCCTTTTTAGCCCGTGTGCTGGCGGTCATAATGTTAATGAGATCAGAACTTTTCTTACTCTTTTTACCGATACCCGTGATTTTTTCGATGTGTTTGCGCTGCTTTTCAGCCTGCAACTTATCAGTGTCCACCTTGGCTATGGCCCGTTTGGAACAGGCTTTCACACAGGCCGGGGTGTCCAGATCAGGGCACTGGTTACATTTATGGGATTTTCGTTCGTGTATGGTCGCCGCACCAAAGGGGCAAACCATCATACACAGTCCGCAGCCAATACATCTTTCCGGGTCCACTCCTTCTTCACCCATGGCTTCGGTAGGGCAGATCAACTGGCAGGGTGCATCTTCACAGTGCTGACAGATAATGGGATAAAATGATCCCTCCACTTCCCTTACCAGGATCCCGGAAGTTCCGTGGAGCCGGGCACATGCCTCCTGACAGTCCAAACACCCATCACAGAGGTCGGACTGGATAATTATTTTTTCCAAGGCTAAGCCTCCTATATTTTGAGTTCACTGCAGATGGCATCCACATTTTTCTGGATACGTTCTCTTTCTAATTCAGTAAGATGTTTGAAACGTTTTTGAGCCTGTAAGTATTCATCCACCATTTTACGTTGCAGTGGTCGGTAGGTGACACGGAAGTCTCCATCCTCGATTTCATAGAGTATCCATGAACCGGTTTCCACAGCCAGACGTCCCAGGTCAATGGTCTTGGAGGGGCTGAAACCCCAACCAGTGGTACAGGGCTGGTGTAAGTGAATGTAAGCCGGACCATCTACTTCTCGGGCCTTCTGAACCTTTTTCATGAAGTCTTCCGGGTAGGATATGCTGGCGGTGGCTACGTAGGGTACACCGTGGGCCGCCATGATCATGGGTATGTTCTTTTTGGGTTTGTCCTCACCAAAACTTTCCTTACCATGGGGGCTGGTGGTGGTGGATGCACCGTAAGGGGTGGCTCCACTTCTCTGCACACCGGTGTTCATGTAGGCTTCGTTATCGTAACAGATGTAGATCAGGTTGTGACCCCTTTCCATGGCTCCGGACAGTGCTTGCAGTCCTATGTCTGCTGTTCCTCCGTCACCAGCAAATGCCACTACTTGGGCATCTTTTCCCTGTGATTTTAAGGCCCTTTCCACTCCAGATGCAACTGCAGCTGCGTTTTCAAAGGCCACGTGTATCCAGGGGATTTCCCAGGCAGTTTCCGGGTAAGGGGTGGTGATAACCTCCAGACAGCCAGTGGCGGAAATAGCTACCGTGTTTTTGCCCAGTGCCTTCAGGGCCAGCCTAACACCTACGGTAGCTCCACAACCGGCACATCCTCGGTGTCCAGGGGCCAGGAATTCTTTTTCACTGATTTCCATTTAGACTTCCTCCTTTTTGAGTCCGATCCATTCCACCTCTCCGGTGGGGTTTTTAGTTTTTTCAATGATTTCCCTGAGGAATGAAGGGGTTATATCTCTTCCTCCCAGTCCAGCTATAAATCCATGGGCGTCGGCATTGGTGGTGGCTCGGATGTTGTTGTAGAGCACTCCTCCCATTCCAAATGAGATGTTTTTATCTATCACTGCCACTTTGGAAGCTTTTTCCAGGACTTCTTTAATTTCTTCAGTGGGGAAGGGACGGAACACCCTGATTTTCAGGAGTCCAACTTTTTCTCCTTCTTCTCTTAAATCATCGATAACATCTTTAATGGTTCCACAGAGTGAACCCATGGCTACCATGATGATTTCGGCGTCATCACAGCGGTAAGTTTCAACGAGATCATATTCCCGGCCGAACACTTCTTTAAATTCCTGGTTGGCCTTGCTTATGACACTCTTGGATTTTTCCATGGCTGCTTCTATGGCGTAACGGGCTTCCATGTAGTAGTCCGGGTCAGTGAAGGTTCCAATGGACATGGGGTTTTCCGGGTCCAGGAAAGCGTAGGGTTTGTAGGGTGGTAAGAACTGGTCCACCTCTTCCTGGCTGGGCACATCCAGTGGTTCCACAGTGTGGGTCAGGAAGTATCCATCGATACAGACCATGCAGGGTAGTAAAACTTCTGGGTCTTCGGCCACTCGGTAGGCTATTAAAACCGCGTCCAGGGCTTCCTGTGCGTTTTCTGCGTATATTTGCAGCCATCCTGAGTCACGTTCAGATATTGAATCCTGTTGATCGTTCCATATACTCAGTGGTGCAGATAGTGCTCGGTTTGCATCCACCAGTACAATGGGGCTCCGCATACCAGCCGCAGCAAACAGTATTTCGTGCATCAGGGCCAGGCCCTGGGATGAGGTTGCACTGAAAACTCGGACACCAGCTCCGGAAGCACCTAAAGCAGCACTTATTGCGCTGTGTTCAGATTCCACACGGATGTATTCGGCTTTCAGGTCTCCGTCGGCCACAAACTGGGCCAGATATTCGGAAATGGTTGTTTGGGGTGTTATGGGATAAACAGGAACTACGTCTGGTTTAGCCATTTTAACGGCTTCGGCCACGGCTCGGTTGGAAGAATAAACTTTTTGAACCATTTTATCCTCTCTCCATTTTTATTGCTTTAACTGGGCATTCTTCGGCGCAGATGCCACAGCCCTTACAGTAATCGTAATCTATATCGTAATCCTGGTTTATACATCCTTCCGGACAGAAAAGAACACAGTTGCCGCAGTCAATACATTTTTCTTTATCCAGAATGGGCTTGAAGGTTCTCCAGCTTCCGGTTTTGTTGTTTCGGGTGCTTCCAGGTTCTTTAACACATGCTCCAGTAGATACCATTAGATCACCTTTTTTACTCCACCTTTTCGAAGGCAATTTTCGCTGCTTCAGCGTTCTTTTCCCCAATTGGACCAGGGAAAGTTTCTTTGGTTATTTTGATGATTGAGTCCAGGGAAACTCCACCAACCACCTTGGCGAATGCTCCCAGCATCACGGTGTTTACAATGGGAACTCCCAGTGTTTCCAGGGCAATTCCGGTGGCATCGATGGTGTGCACCTCTGCACCACTCAATTTTAAATCTTCTTTGGTATTTATTATTACTTTACCTCCTTCTTTAAGGCCAGATAATACATCTACGGCCTCCAGGAGGGTTTCATCCAGTACCAGTACATGGTCCGGGTTATAAACTTGATATCTTCTTCTTATGGGCTTGTCATTTATTCTAGAAAAAGCCATAACTGGTGCGCCTTTTCGCTCAGCACCGAAAAATGGGAATGCTTGACAGTATTTTCCGTCTTCAAATGCTGCTCTTGCCAGTATCTCTGCGGCAGTGACTGCTCCTTGACCACCGCGTCCGTGAAAGCGAATTTCGATCATCTATTTACCTCCATTCCTCATAGTTAATCATTATAAATTTACAATATATATACATGTTGGGTACCCCCACCATGTAAAACTCTTAATGGAATAAAATGGTCTTTAATGACATTATAACGCTTATTATAATGTTTTAATTGATCACGCTCAAAAATCTCTTTTTATTTAATAAATGGGGTGCAGAAAGAAAGTAAATTCAATGGATTTCCCACTTGATTTTAGGCAGATCATCTTCCCATTACCTTTTCATCTTTATATATTTTTAAGTTCTATGAAACATATAGAAATTACTTCTAAAGGGATTACTTTCCTGAAAGAAAGGTGGTAATAGATCATGAACATACTGATAATCACCGGCGAACTGGCCAGTAAACTGGTAAAAGATGCAGCTTCAAAATCAGATCATAACGTGCAGGTACACGTGGTTAAAACACCCATAGCTGCATTTTTAACCCCTAAAAAGATCATAGGGGAGCTTCGCACATTACCTCACGGAAAATTAGAATCAGTGGAAATGATCATTACCCCTGGACTTATACGCAAGGATGTAAGTCCCATTAAGGATGAATTGGGGATATCTGCTTACAAGGGTTCCACTGATGCGGCTGACCTGGACATCGTCCTGGAAATGGTGGATAAACTGGACCTATCCCCTAAGAAATCTGCAGATAAACTCATCGAGGAAGAACAGAGGAAACGAGCCCTGAAATACATTGAAGATTTTGAGGGTAACCGGGAAAACACTAAAAAACTCCTCCAGAAACCGGAAAACATCCGGGTTGGTGACCTTCCGGTGGGTGAAGACTTCCCCATGAGGGTGCTGGCGGAAATTGCCAATGCGCCCCTTTTAAGCCCGGAAGAACTCTTAAAAAAGGCAGAATACTTTGTCAAATCCGGGGCCAACATGGTGGACATTGGAATGATCGCCGGGGAAAACATGTCCTCCCGGATACCAGCCATGGTCCAGCTTCTCCAGGAAAATCTGGAGGTACCGGTGAGCATAGACACCCTGCAGAGTGAGGAGCTCCTGGTGGCTGTGGATGCCGGGGTGGATATGGTGTTAAGCCTGGACCACGGGAATTACTCCGAGGTTTTACCTGCCCTCCAGAGGGCCAAGATCCCGGCAGTTATCCTGCCCACGGATTACCGGAGGGGTTGGGTCCCGGAAACCATAGACGAACGGGTAAACTCGTTGATGGATTTAAAAGAAAAGTGTAAAGGTATAGAGGTCATCGCCGACCCCATACTGGACCCGGTAAACAGCAAGAGCATGGTCGATTCGATTATTGCCTGCCGCAAATTCCAGGAAACAGTCACTGAAAAGTGTCCGGTTTTCTTTGGTATCGGAAACGTTACCGAACTGATGGATGTGGATTCTGTGGGGGTTAACGCGTTACTGGCAGGGATATCCATGGAACTGGGATCCAGCATTCTCTTCACCCCGGAAGAGAGTGGTAAAACCAGGGGAAGTGTGAAAGAACTGGCAGTTTCCGCCAAGATGATGTTCCTCTCCAAGATGAGGGGTTCCATACCCAAGGACCTGGGGATAAACCTCCTGGTCTTCAAGGACAAGCGCCGGGGAGAATCAATCCAGGAAGAAGTGGATGTACCGGAGGTAACTGTCAGTGCAGAGTATAAATTCAAGCAGGACCCCCGGGGTAGCTTTAAAATCAGCCTGCAGGAGGGAAGCATAATGGTGGTTCATTACCCGAAGATGCAACCCACCCTGGCCCTCTACGGGCAGACTGCCTGGGAGATATACCAGGAAATAATAAACCGAGACCTAGTCTCCAGGATGGAACACGCAGCCTACCTGGGACAGGAACTACAAAAAGCAGAAGACGCCCTTAAACTGGGTAAAAACTATGTCCAGGACTTCCCCCTGTTTGAAAAGTTCATGGAGTACTGAGAAATCATTTATAATCAAAAAAAAGATCATGAATAATCATGAGATCCTAATTAATTTTTACAATTCAAAATAAACCTAACCTAAAATGAAGAAATGATTAAGGTAATGGGTGTTCTACCCAACCAAGGAGTAAAATATCAATGGAAGTATGTGATAAATGCGGTAACCCCCGGATCATCATCAAAAGAAAGCAATCCGGACAGATACTCTGCCAGGAATGTTTCATAAGACTGACCCAGGACAAAGTCCTGAGGGACATCCGCCGGCAAAACCTGGTTGACAAGGGCGATAAGGTTTTAGTTGCCTTATCCGGGGGAAAAGATAGTGTAATGGTTCTGGACATCTTGAACAATCTCCGGGAAAGGAGAATAATTGACCTGGTGGCAGTAACCATTGACGAGGGTATCTGTGGCTACCGGGAGGAAGGAGTGGACATTGCCCGGAAAAACGCAGAACTATGGGGAGTTGAACACCGGGTGGTCTCCTTTAAAGACTACGTGGGCCGCACCTTAAATGAAATAATGGTCGATTCAACTGACCGGAATGCCTGCACCTACTGTGGAGTCTTCCGCCGCTGGATCCTGAACCAGGTGGCCCGGGAAGAAGGAGCCACCAAAATAGCCACCGGACACAACCTGGATGACGAGGCCCAGTCCATACTCATGAACTACATGGAGGGAAACATACAGAACCTCACCCGCATTGGAATCAAATCGGAATCCAGTTACGAGGGATTCACCGTCAAGATCAAACCCCTCCGGGAGATCCCAGAGAAGGAAACCGCCCTCTACGTGGTGGCCCGGGACCTACCCGTCCACCTGGCTGGCTGTCCCTATGCCGGGGATTCCTTCCGGGCCAAGATAAGGGACTTCCTCAAGGAAATCAGCCTGGACCATCCCACCATAATGTACTCCACCCTGCGGGGTTTTGATAAGATAAAACCCGTCCTTAAAAAGGAGTTTTCCCGGAAAAACCACACTGGAGAATGCACTGAATGCGGAGAACCTGCATCCGGCAAACTCTGCAAAGCCTGCAGCTTCCGTAAGATGTGGGAGAAAAAATAGAGTTAAGTAACACTCCTAAACTGGGAAAATAACTTCAATATTAACATACAAGAAATTAGCTCAATAGAAAACTAGGTTATAAAATAATTAAAAAACCCAAGTTAAAAAATAAAAATAACCAGGTTAACCCATTAAAAAAACAAGTTCAAAATATGAAATAACCAGGTTAACCAATTTAAAAAATAGAATACTAATAAAAAAAACAATTGGAGATTTAAGATCATGGAAGTCACGGTTATCATCGGGGAAGATGAAAAGAAAATAGATGTTGAAGGAGATAAAACAGTAAAAGAACTTCTCCAAATGATGGAAATACCAGTAGAAACTGTGGTGGTTAAGAAAAACCAGTCCATAATAATCGAAGAAGAACTCGTGGAAAATGGGGACGTAATTGAAGTAATAAAGGTAATTTACGGGGGATAATCAGTATTCACTGAGTTTAACTGAATAATTTTACTAATTAATAATCAATTTACAATAATCTTAGAATTAAACGTAAAGTAATTTACAGTGTAATCCATGGAGATAACCCAGGAAGTGTATATGTGGATGACTTTCATCTAATTGAACAATCAATCTCCCACTATTTTCCAATAATCGGATTTTCCGATGGTAATGGTGGTAAGGAAGGGTCTTACTTTTTGGTGGGAGATTACAACCCCCACAGTTTCCAGGAATTGGTAAAAGAACTGGATGAACTGGGATTCGTTCCCTTTATAAGTCCAGAAGGTACTTATTATAAAATTAACATAGCCAAGAAACAGGAAAAAGGAAAATCACGGATACACATCAACGTGATTCTTCTCCTGGCCACCATTGGCACCACCCTCTTTGCCGGGTACTACCTGGGAGAGGGAGACATGTGGCAGGCAGTGGCCTTTGCCGTGGCCCTCCTGGGGATAATTGGAGCCCATGAACTGGCCCACTTTTTCGCCGCCCGAAAACACGGAGTGGATGCCACCTTACCCTACTTCATACCCGCACCAACCATAATCGGTACCTTCGGTGCCCTTATAAATATCAAATCCCCTATACCTAACCGCCGAGCATTGTTCGACCTGGGATACAGTGGTCCCCTGGCGGGTTTCATTGTGGCCATCCCGGTGCTCCTGATTGGCCTGAAACTTTCTATAGTAGCCACCAATCCCGAGGTCTCCATGGTTTTCGTACCACCACTCATTATGCAGCTGTTCACTTTCCTGGTGGCTCCCGCTGCCAACGAGGGGCAGGTGCTCCTCCTGCATCCCGTGGCCTTTGCCGGGTGGGTGGGGGTCCTGGTTACCATGCTAAACCTGATGCCCGTGGCTTTCCTGGACGGAGGACACATATCCCGATCCTTTTTCAGTCAAAAAATCCACTCCTTCGTGTCCATTGTGGGAATAATGATCACCGTAGTTCTGGGATGGTATTTAATGGCGGCCCTCATGGTTGTAATTTACTTCATGAACAAGGGACACCCCGGTGCACTGGACAATGTGGCCCCCATGGACCGGAACCGTAAAATAATGGCGGTGGTCATTGTGGCCGTGTTTATACTGTGCCTTTCACCCTACCCTTTCACCCAGTAGGGTGGAGAATTTAATTCTACAGGAGATTTATTCTACATGAGAATCCTTGGAACCCGGAAAAACTCAAGAATCTACCCTATAATACGGGGGAGTTTTTCTACAGTGGAAATAAGAATCTAAACAAGTTGAAAGTTATGTTAATTGAAGTTAAATTAGGAGCTAAATTAATTGAGAGTTAATTGGGTGTTAAATAATTGGAAGCTAAGTTGGAATTTAATTGAGAATTAAGTTGGGAATTTGATTAAGAGTCAAGTTGAAAGTTATTGAGAGTGCTACTAAATAGTCTGAATTAAATGAATTAAATTAATTAGAAAGACTAATTGACTAATTTAAGTGATATTATGAAAGTTCATTACGAATGCGCATCATGTTTTCTTCGCCAGTCCCGGGAAGCCCTGGACCTGGCCACAGATGATGAGGACCTGAAAATGCAGGTCACCGAAAAGATTAACCGTATACTCTGCCAGGAATTTAAGAAAGGGGCAGTTTCGAACCAGATAGGTACCAAGATTCACCGTACCATTAAACAGGAAACTGGAAATCCCGACCCTTACCATGAGCAGCGTGAAAAATCCGATGAAATTGCCCTCCAGTTCCTACCACAAGTGGAAAAGATACTGGAAAAAGACGGTTCCTTTAAAAACTATCTTAAAGCAGCCATAGCTGGAAATGTCCTTGATTTCGGAGCATTGGGCTTGAACTCGGACATTGAGGGCCTGGTCATGTCTACTGTAGAAAAAGACCTCTCGGTTGATCACTCCGCAGAACTGGAAGCTGAACTAAAAAAGGTTAAAAATGTCCTTTACCTGGCGGATAACGTTGGTGAAATAGTATTCGATAAATTACTCATTAAAAAACTTCAGGAATATGATGTGGAGGTCACCATGGCCCTGAAGGATGGGCCCATACTAAACGATGCCTGCCTGGTTGA encodes:
- the porD gene encoding pyruvate synthase subunit PorD, which translates into the protein MVSTGACVKEPGSTRNNKTGSWRTFKPILDKEKCIDCGNCVLFCPEGCINQDYDIDYDYCKGCGICAEECPVKAIKMERG
- a CDS encoding DUF89 domain-containing protein, translating into MKVHYECASCFLRQSREALDLATDDEDLKMQVTEKINRILCQEFKKGAVSNQIGTKIHRTIKQETGNPDPYHEQREKSDEIALQFLPQVEKILEKDGSFKNYLKAAIAGNVLDFGALGLNSDIEGLVMSTVEKDLSVDHSAELEAELKKVKNVLYLADNVGEIVFDKLLIKKLQEYDVEVTMALKDGPILNDACLVEARKVGLDEVARLTTTGTDSVGVLYADLSPEFKQEFSQADLIISKGLGNYEGLGEMDLGTKPVFCLLNAKCRPIARDIGVEVGDNVVLKLN
- the porB gene encoding pyruvate synthase subunit PorB, whose protein sequence is MEISEKEFLAPGHRGCAGCGATVGVRLALKALGKNTVAISATGCLEVITTPYPETAWEIPWIHVAFENAAAVASGVERALKSQGKDAQVVAFAGDGGTADIGLQALSGAMERGHNLIYICYDNEAYMNTGVQRSGATPYGASTTTSPHGKESFGEDKPKKNIPMIMAAHGVPYVATASISYPEDFMKKVQKAREVDGPAYIHLHQPCTTGWGFSPSKTIDLGRLAVETGSWILYEIEDGDFRVTYRPLQRKMVDEYLQAQKRFKHLTELERERIQKNVDAICSELKI
- a CDS encoding 4Fe-4S dicluster domain-containing protein, with protein sequence MEKIIIQSDLCDGCLDCQEACARLHGTSGILVREVEGSFYPIICQHCEDAPCQLICPTEAMGEEGVDPERCIGCGLCMMVCPFGAATIHERKSHKCNQCPDLDTPACVKACSKRAIAKVDTDKLQAEKQRKHIEKITGIGKKSKKSSDLINIMTASTRAKKALDKEA
- a CDS encoding dihydropteroate synthase-like protein; protein product: MNILIITGELASKLVKDAASKSDHNVQVHVVKTPIAAFLTPKKIIGELRTLPHGKLESVEMIITPGLIRKDVSPIKDELGISAYKGSTDAADLDIVLEMVDKLDLSPKKSADKLIEEEQRKRALKYIEDFEGNRENTKKLLQKPENIRVGDLPVGEDFPMRVLAEIANAPLLSPEELLKKAEYFVKSGANMVDIGMIAGENMSSRIPAMVQLLQENLEVPVSIDTLQSEELLVAVDAGVDMVLSLDHGNYSEVLPALQRAKIPAVILPTDYRRGWVPETIDERVNSLMDLKEKCKGIEVIADPILDPVNSKSMVDSIIACRKFQETVTEKCPVFFGIGNVTELMDVDSVGVNALLAGISMELGSSILFTPEESGKTRGSVKELAVSAKMMFLSKMRGSIPKDLGINLLVFKDKRRGESIQEEVDVPEVTVSAEYKFKQDPRGSFKISLQEGSIMVVHYPKMQPTLALYGQTAWEIYQEIINRDLVSRMEHAAYLGQELQKAEDALKLGKNYVQDFPLFEKFMEY
- a CDS encoding MoaD/ThiS family protein; translated protein: MEVTVIIGEDEKKIDVEGDKTVKELLQMMEIPVETVVVKKNQSIIIEEELVENGDVIEVIKVIYGG
- the porC gene encoding pyruvate synthase subunit PorC → MIEIRFHGRGGQGAVTAAEILARAAFEDGKYCQAFPFFGAERKGAPVMAFSRINDKPIRRRYQVYNPDHVLVLDETLLEAVDVLSGLKEGGKVIINTKEDLKLSGAEVHTIDATGIALETLGVPIVNTVMLGAFAKVVGGVSLDSIIKITKETFPGPIGEKNAEAAKIAFEKVE
- a CDS encoding TIGR00269 family protein; its protein translation is MEVCDKCGNPRIIIKRKQSGQILCQECFIRLTQDKVLRDIRRQNLVDKGDKVLVALSGGKDSVMVLDILNNLRERRIIDLVAVTIDEGICGYREEGVDIARKNAELWGVEHRVVSFKDYVGRTLNEIMVDSTDRNACTYCGVFRRWILNQVAREEGATKIATGHNLDDEAQSILMNYMEGNIQNLTRIGIKSESSYEGFTVKIKPLREIPEKETALYVVARDLPVHLAGCPYAGDSFRAKIRDFLKEISLDHPTIMYSTLRGFDKIKPVLKKEFSRKNHTGECTECGEPASGKLCKACSFRKMWEKK
- a CDS encoding site-2 protease family protein; the protein is MDDFHLIEQSISHYFPIIGFSDGNGGKEGSYFLVGDYNPHSFQELVKELDELGFVPFISPEGTYYKINIAKKQEKGKSRIHINVILLLATIGTTLFAGYYLGEGDMWQAVAFAVALLGIIGAHELAHFFAARKHGVDATLPYFIPAPTIIGTFGALINIKSPIPNRRALFDLGYSGPLAGFIVAIPVLLIGLKLSIVATNPEVSMVFVPPLIMQLFTFLVAPAANEGQVLLLHPVAFAGWVGVLVTMLNLMPVAFLDGGHISRSFFSQKIHSFVSIVGIMITVVLGWYLMAALMVVIYFMNKGHPGALDNVAPMDRNRKIMAVVIVAVFILCLSPYPFTQ
- a CDS encoding 4Fe-4S dicluster domain-containing protein gives rise to the protein MKELISQPELCDECGKCERICPKNAIRVISGVPVYCLHCAEERAPCMTICPEGAIEKVNGAVIIHEEECIGCGLCRDACPIGAINLNECGIATKCDLCFERDEPLCVSVCPKDALKMSSEDILADKRDRIAKELERVKMIMK
- the porA gene encoding pyruvate synthase subunit PorA encodes the protein MVQKVYSSNRAVAEAVKMAKPDVVPVYPITPQTTISEYLAQFVADGDLKAEYIRVESEHSAISAALGASGAGVRVFSATSSQGLALMHEILFAAAGMRSPIVLVDANRALSAPLSIWNDQQDSISERDSGWLQIYAENAQEALDAVLIAYRVAEDPEVLLPCMVCIDGYFLTHTVEPLDVPSQEEVDQFLPPYKPYAFLDPENPMSIGTFTDPDYYMEARYAIEAAMEKSKSVISKANQEFKEVFGREYDLVETYRCDDAEIIMVAMGSLCGTIKDVIDDLREEGEKVGLLKIRVFRPFPTEEIKEVLEKASKVAVIDKNISFGMGGVLYNNIRATTNADAHGFIAGLGGRDITPSFLREIIEKTKNPTGEVEWIGLKKEEV